A DNA window from Acidimicrobiales bacterium contains the following coding sequences:
- a CDS encoding DUF87 domain-containing protein, with protein MVEVPRGSFYLGETVADGERTGQPLFYDSDHLTTHGVIVGMTGSGKTGLGVGLIEEALLSGIPTIVLDPKGDMGNLALTFPNLAPADFEPWVSADAASSEGRTLAQQAAATAEMWRSGLAGWGIEPDRIAQLREAPVTIYTPGSTAGLPLNVVGSLAAPDGLDDVETMRDEIEGFVTSLLTLVDIDADPLSSREHILLSNLIENAWAAGRDLDLAGLVGQVIDPPIRKLGVFDLDQFFPADDRMKLAMRLNGVIASPSFATWTEGPAVDIDALTRTADGKPRCAVITLSHLTDQERQFVVTLILSKLITWMRSQPGSSDLRMMLYMDEVFGFLPPTAQPPTKKPLLTLLKQARAFGLGVVLSTQNPVDLDYKALSNTGTWMIGRLQTERDKGRLLDGLTAASGDVDVAALTETISGLPKRTFVLHETRAKAPQIFNTRWVMSYLAGPLSRAQIEVVAADQDVPDVASSAPLIGGTSPAPADADPVDAQPPAPQLADDESDVMPEVADGTRVVYVDPAATWAGEVGAVPGGRLLVPSLVARVDLLFDDEKAGLRQTMEFESVLVPLDEFPDPEQATVVDYDDRDLRDKAPEGAVYKLVDARIDTKTFFSKYGTALRDHLWRNLSVDLLANDELDLYGRPGETADQFAARCRDVANDRADMEAAELRQKYDDKLDRAELALAKAEDRLRELEEAADDKKRNELLSGAGNLLSVFLGGKRKARSLANKMGGLGRRRSQSSAADRRVDSAENRVSEAVEKIRDLEDELAEELRGITTEWEAKAAAVTVKEIGLEKADVVVDEVALAWIPVDR; from the coding sequence ATGGTCGAGGTTCCAAGAGGCTCTTTCTATCTGGGCGAGACGGTTGCTGACGGTGAGCGCACCGGCCAGCCCCTGTTCTACGACAGCGATCATCTGACCACACATGGCGTCATCGTCGGCATGACCGGCAGCGGAAAGACCGGCTTGGGCGTCGGTCTCATCGAGGAAGCGCTGCTGTCGGGGATACCAACCATCGTGCTCGACCCCAAGGGCGACATGGGCAATCTGGCGCTGACGTTCCCCAACCTGGCGCCGGCCGATTTCGAACCATGGGTATCGGCCGATGCGGCCTCGTCCGAGGGCCGCACGCTCGCGCAACAGGCCGCAGCCACCGCCGAGATGTGGAGGTCGGGGTTGGCCGGCTGGGGAATCGAGCCAGACCGTATCGCCCAACTGCGCGAGGCCCCGGTGACCATCTACACACCGGGCTCGACCGCGGGTCTGCCGCTGAACGTGGTGGGGTCGCTGGCTGCGCCGGATGGTCTCGACGATGTCGAGACCATGCGCGACGAGATCGAAGGTTTCGTCACCAGCCTGTTGACGCTGGTCGACATCGACGCCGACCCGCTGTCGAGCCGCGAGCACATCTTGTTGTCGAACCTCATCGAGAACGCGTGGGCGGCCGGCCGTGACCTCGACCTCGCCGGCTTGGTCGGCCAGGTCATAGACCCTCCGATCCGCAAGTTGGGCGTGTTCGACCTGGACCAGTTCTTCCCAGCAGACGATCGCATGAAGCTGGCGATGCGCCTGAACGGCGTCATTGCGTCGCCCTCTTTCGCCACCTGGACCGAGGGTCCGGCGGTCGACATCGACGCCCTCACCCGCACCGCCGACGGCAAGCCCCGGTGTGCGGTCATCACGCTGTCGCACCTGACCGACCAAGAGCGCCAGTTCGTGGTGACGTTGATCCTGTCGAAGCTCATCACCTGGATGCGCAGTCAGCCGGGCAGCAGCGACCTGCGGATGATGCTGTACATGGACGAGGTCTTCGGGTTCCTGCCCCCCACGGCCCAGCCACCGACCAAAAAACCGCTGCTGACGTTGTTGAAGCAGGCCCGCGCATTCGGGCTGGGCGTGGTGTTGTCCACCCAGAACCCGGTAGACCTCGACTACAAGGCCCTGTCGAACACGGGCACTTGGATGATCGGGCGCCTGCAGACCGAACGCGACAAGGGCCGCCTGCTCGATGGGCTCACAGCGGCGAGCGGCGACGTCGACGTGGCCGCACTGACCGAGACCATCAGCGGGCTTCCCAAGCGCACCTTCGTTCTGCACGAGACCCGCGCGAAGGCACCACAGATCTTCAACACCCGCTGGGTGATGTCGTATCTGGCCGGGCCACTCAGCCGCGCCCAGATCGAGGTGGTCGCAGCCGATCAGGACGTACCCGACGTCGCCTCGAGTGCACCCCTGATCGGCGGCACGTCGCCAGCCCCAGCCGACGCAGATCCAGTCGACGCCCAGCCGCCGGCACCTCAACTGGCCGACGACGAGAGCGACGTGATGCCCGAGGTCGCAGACGGCACGCGGGTCGTATACGTCGACCCGGCCGCGACCTGGGCCGGCGAGGTCGGAGCGGTACCAGGCGGACGCCTGCTGGTGCCCTCGCTGGTGGCCCGGGTCGACCTGCTGTTCGACGACGAGAAGGCCGGCCTTCGCCAGACCATGGAGTTCGAGTCGGTGCTCGTGCCACTGGACGAGTTCCCAGACCCCGAACAGGCGACAGTGGTCGACTATGACGACCGCGACCTGCGCGACAAGGCGCCCGAAGGCGCTGTCTACAAGCTGGTCGACGCGCGCATAGACACCAAGACGTTCTTCAGCAAGTACGGCACGGCATTGCGCGATCACCTGTGGCGCAACCTGTCCGTGGACCTGCTCGCAAACGACGAGCTCGACCTCTACGGACGCCCGGGCGAAACGGCCGACCAATTCGCTGCTCGCTGCCGCGACGTGGCCAACGACCGCGCCGACATGGAGGCCGCCGAGCTGCGCCAGAAGTACGACGACAAGCTCGATCGCGCCGAGCTGGCGCTCGCCAAGGCCGAAGACCGCTTGCGCGAGCTCGAAGAAGCCGCCGACGACAAGAAGCGCAACGAGTTGTTGTCTGGTGCCGGCAACCTGCTGTCGGTGTTCCTCGGCGGAAAACGAAAGGCCCGCAGCCTGGCAAACAAGATGGGCGGCCTGGGCCGACGCCGCAGCCAGAGCAGCGCCGCCGATCGACGTGTCGACTCGGCCGAGAACCGGGTCAGCGAGGCCGTCGAGAAGATTCGCGACCTCGAAGACGAACTGGCCGAGGAGCTGCGCGGCATCACCACCGAATGGGAGGCCAAGGCCGCCGCCGTCACGGTCAAGGAGATCGGCCTGGAGAAGGCCGACGTTGTCGTCGACGAGGTCGCCTTGGCCTGGATACCCGTCGACAGGTGA
- the mce gene encoding methylmalonyl-CoA epimerase, producing MLLTEIDHIAIAVKDLEAAIAYYQAAFGAEVHHREIVDSDGVEEALVKVADSYIQLTAATRDDSPIAKYLEKRGEGLHHVGYRVDDCAQALQSMIDAGATPIDKGPRPGSRGTTVAFVHPKGSFGTLIELVQE from the coding sequence ATGCTGCTGACCGAGATCGACCACATCGCGATCGCCGTCAAGGACCTCGAGGCCGCCATCGCTTACTACCAGGCCGCCTTCGGCGCCGAGGTGCATCACCGCGAGATCGTCGACAGCGACGGTGTCGAGGAAGCCCTGGTCAAGGTCGCCGACTCGTACATCCAACTCACCGCCGCCACCAGAGACGACTCGCCCATCGCGAAGTACCTCGAGAAGCGGGGCGAGGGTCTGCACCATGTGGGCTATCGCGTCGACGACTGTGCGCAGGCCCTGCAGTCGATGATCGACGCGGGGGCAACCCCCATCGACAAGGGGCCGCGGCCCGGCTCGCGAGGCACCACCGTTGCGTTCGTTCACCCGAAGGGTTCGTTCGGAACGCTCATCGAGCTGGTTCAGGAGTAG
- a CDS encoding ABC transporter permease encodes MNTSMRRLGLALAAPGIAFVFAVIVSSIVLQVSGSSPIDTFKTMIDNGTQLEVIIDTLNRATPLFIGGIAAAIGFRMNLFNIGVEGQYFLAAFAAAVVGAELALPGPLHIGVMLFVAMAVGAAWAGLAAVLKVYRGVNEVIATIMLNFLAIGGLIAAIFPSVIDMSSGQATNAGTKQIPESGWIPDLNGFVEIFTRDIGKGRELTGVLVVAIVVGVAYSVMVNRTVFGFDLRASGMNPFAARVGGVPPGRMIIIAMLLSGAVAGLIGMPEILSDNHSYDQGFVRGLGFEGLGIALLGRKTSPGIMFAALLFGFLDSSSAVLQVSGSASQSIVVIMKATILLAAVVAYEVVDQYRQRDEVKRAALATGAAA; translated from the coding sequence GTGAATACGTCCATGCGTCGGCTGGGCCTGGCCTTGGCTGCCCCCGGCATTGCATTCGTGTTCGCAGTGATCGTGTCGTCGATCGTGCTGCAGGTGTCGGGCAGCAGCCCCATCGACACCTTCAAGACGATGATCGACAACGGCACGCAACTCGAGGTCATCATCGACACCCTCAACCGCGCCACCCCGCTGTTCATCGGTGGCATCGCCGCCGCGATCGGGTTCCGCATGAACCTGTTCAACATCGGTGTCGAGGGTCAGTACTTCCTGGCGGCGTTCGCGGCAGCGGTCGTGGGCGCCGAGCTTGCACTGCCAGGCCCCCTGCACATCGGCGTCATGCTGTTCGTAGCCATGGCGGTCGGCGCGGCCTGGGCAGGTCTCGCCGCAGTGCTGAAGGTCTACAGGGGCGTCAACGAGGTCATCGCGACCATCATGTTGAACTTCCTGGCCATCGGTGGCCTCATCGCAGCGATCTTTCCCAGCGTCATCGACATGAGCAGCGGGCAGGCCACCAACGCCGGCACCAAGCAGATACCCGAGTCGGGCTGGATCCCCGACCTCAACGGCTTCGTCGAGATCTTCACCCGCGACATCGGCAAGGGTCGCGAGCTCACCGGTGTGCTGGTGGTTGCCATCGTCGTCGGTGTCGCGTATTCGGTCATGGTCAACCGCACAGTGTTCGGCTTCGACCTGCGGGCCAGCGGCATGAATCCGTTCGCGGCCAGAGTCGGCGGTGTTCCACCCGGGCGCATGATCATCATCGCCATGTTGCTGTCGGGCGCTGTCGCGGGTCTGATCGGTATGCCCGAGATTCTCAGCGACAACCACTCCTACGACCAGGGCTTCGTCAGGGGCCTTGGCTTCGAGGGGCTGGGCATTGCCCTGCTGGGCCGTAAGACATCGCCGGGCATCATGTTCGCTGCGCTGTTGTTCGGGTTCCTCGACTCGTCCTCGGCCGTGCTGCAGGTCAGCGGGTCTGCCTCGCAGTCGATCGTCGTGATCATGAAGGCCACGATCTTGCTGGCGGCCGTGGTTGCCTACGAGGTGGTCGATCAGTACCGCCAGCGTGACGAGGTCAAACGGGCCGCTCTGGCGACGGGAGCCGCAGCATGA
- a CDS encoding nucleoside hydrolase, producing MANTDRPQLVLVVDTGTDDAGALIWAATDPRVDLVAVVADWGNVDVDLTARNTLDVLHAAGRDDVPVFRGGGKSTAGANPARFDASIVMGTDGLNGVRLARAPRQAEDLGGAEALVKLANERPGQLTLVAVSPFTPVAAALDLDPELPSKLWDVIIMGGAIASGGNLGAVAEANVGNDPAAAAKMVDAFGVPGVLASGRAPRMVPLDATHVGTISEAEIAAADATALTGGQALHAIWQASWNFAHLEHGDGLPVHDLLAVCCCVDDQLCQWVTMPVSVDTAGGPAWGMTVGDRRMPMLEQAPMPDEQRAQLFELLGFAPARWKVAMSADAERFRAFVHSWLGI from the coding sequence GTGGCGAACACTGATCGGCCCCAACTGGTTCTCGTTGTCGACACGGGAACCGACGATGCCGGCGCCCTCATCTGGGCGGCAACCGATCCGCGCGTCGACCTCGTTGCCGTTGTCGCCGACTGGGGAAACGTCGACGTCGACCTGACCGCGCGCAACACCCTCGACGTCCTGCACGCCGCCGGGCGAGACGACGTGCCCGTATTTCGTGGCGGAGGCAAGTCGACGGCCGGAGCCAATCCGGCTCGCTTCGATGCTTCCATCGTGATGGGCACCGACGGTTTGAACGGTGTGCGGTTGGCTCGTGCGCCACGACAGGCCGAAGACCTCGGCGGTGCCGAGGCGCTGGTGAAGCTGGCCAACGAGCGACCAGGGCAGCTGACGCTGGTGGCCGTCAGCCCGTTCACACCTGTGGCAGCGGCGTTGGATCTCGACCCGGAGCTTCCTTCGAAGCTGTGGGACGTCATCATCATGGGCGGCGCCATCGCCTCGGGAGGCAACCTGGGTGCGGTGGCCGAGGCCAACGTCGGAAACGACCCAGCGGCCGCAGCAAAGATGGTCGACGCCTTCGGCGTGCCCGGGGTGCTTGCCAGTGGCCGGGCTCCCAGGATGGTGCCGCTCGACGCCACCCATGTGGGCACCATCTCCGAGGCCGAGATCGCCGCAGCCGATGCCACGGCCTTGACCGGCGGCCAGGCATTGCACGCAATCTGGCAGGCCAGCTGGAACTTCGCCCACCTCGAACACGGCGACGGTCTGCCGGTGCACGACCTGCTCGCGGTGTGCTGCTGTGTCGATGACCAACTGTGCCAGTGGGTCACCATGCCTGTTTCGGTCGACACCGCCGGCGGTCCGGCGTGGGGCATGACCGTCGGCGATCGCCGCATGCCCATGCTCGAACAGGCGCCGATGCCAGACGAACAGCGGGCCCAACTGTTCGAGCTGCTCGGGTTTGCCCCTGCGCGCTGGAAGGTCGCCATGTCGGCCGACGCCGAGCGGTTCAGGGCGTTCGTGCACTCGTGGCTCGGGATCTGA
- a CDS encoding cupin domain-containing protein produces the protein MAASVDSESNDNDGRPAEAPGVGVGPHPRPWPDDERLDAELLEHGDRRNVVDRYRYWRREAIVADLDRRRHPFHVAIENWEHDLNIGTVVRNANAFLAAEVHIVGKKRWNRRGAMVTDRYQHVRHHATVEEFIGFARASELAIVGVDNLPGSVPIETVDLPRQCVLVFGQEGPGLSDQVRDAVDLVVSISQFGSTRSINAGVASGIAMHRWIVQNGETAAQTADRVIEHLGLSPLAVEGGWFRRTFADAHGSVIYYLLAPGEVSRMHRLPGPETWFHHGGSPVELLILDAHHARLEVLGSDLSAGQRPHVTVPGGSWQGAVTTGEWSLMSTAMAPAFREDDFELGDADALAAQYPAWAAEVRLRS, from the coding sequence ATGGCCGCCAGCGTAGACAGCGAGAGCAATGACAACGACGGACGCCCGGCCGAGGCGCCAGGTGTGGGGGTTGGTCCCCACCCCAGACCGTGGCCCGACGACGAACGTCTAGACGCCGAGCTGCTCGAGCACGGCGACCGGCGCAATGTGGTCGACCGCTATCGCTATTGGCGGCGCGAGGCAATCGTTGCCGACCTGGACCGCCGTCGACACCCATTCCATGTCGCGATCGAGAACTGGGAGCACGACCTCAACATCGGGACGGTGGTGCGAAACGCCAACGCCTTTCTGGCCGCCGAGGTGCACATCGTCGGCAAGAAACGGTGGAACCGTCGTGGAGCGATGGTCACCGACCGGTACCAACACGTGCGCCACCATGCCACGGTCGAGGAGTTCATCGGTTTCGCCAGGGCGAGCGAACTGGCGATCGTGGGTGTCGACAACCTGCCTGGCTCGGTGCCCATAGAGACTGTCGATCTGCCGAGGCAATGTGTGTTGGTGTTCGGTCAGGAGGGGCCGGGGTTGTCCGATCAGGTCAGAGATGCGGTGGACCTGGTGGTGTCGATCAGCCAGTTCGGGTCGACGCGCTCCATCAATGCGGGCGTGGCCAGCGGAATAGCCATGCATCGGTGGATCGTCCAGAACGGCGAGACCGCGGCGCAAACCGCCGACCGGGTCATCGAACACCTCGGCTTGTCGCCTTTGGCGGTGGAGGGAGGCTGGTTCAGGCGAACCTTTGCCGACGCCCATGGTTCGGTCATCTACTACTTGTTGGCACCGGGCGAGGTGTCCAGGATGCACCGGCTTCCCGGGCCCGAGACGTGGTTCCATCACGGAGGATCGCCCGTCGAACTGCTGATCCTCGATGCACATCACGCTCGCCTGGAAGTGCTGGGCTCGGACCTGTCGGCCGGTCAGCGCCCCCACGTCACGGTGCCTGGCGGGTCGTGGCAGGGCGCGGTGACCACCGGAGAGTGGAGCCTGATGTCAACCGCGATGGCACCGGCGTTTCGCGAAGACGACTTCGAGTTGGGCGATGCCGACGCCCTGGCGGCGCAGTATCCGGCGTGGGCGGCCGAGGTGAGGCTCCGCAGCTAG
- a CDS encoding ABC transporter ATP-binding protein, with protein sequence MAPAIELIGITKRFPGVIANDDVNLTVEQGEIHAICGENGAGKSTLMKILFGMQPADEGVMKVNGQEVHFKSPTDAIDAGIGMVHQHFMLADQLSVLENVILGSEPVSAGGRIDYKEAREHLAEVGEAYGLAVDPDTLVEELEVGERQRVEIIKVLYRGARILILDEPTAVLVPQEVEELFRNLRELQAGGATIIFIDHKLQEVLEIADRITVIRRGKTVSTVDADEVTAQDLAELMVGSELPSPATTEATATDVVKLDVSGLTVLDADERPVVDNVSFQVHEGEVLGIAGIEGNGQSELIAAIIGVLTPSAGTISLDGDDVTQVSVRHRREMGLGYVPQERQSEGLLLDAPLWENTALGHQTRRPFSKGMWIDKAGSRERTEAIRGDFDVRSPNVDVTARALSGGNQQKLIIGRELTANPKVLIAAHPTRGIDVGAQADVWNDIREARAQGLATLLSSADLEELIGLSDRIVVMFHGRLVASLDPAEIDSRLLGSYMTGAALQDSEVAS encoded by the coding sequence ATGGCACCAGCCATCGAGTTGATCGGCATCACAAAACGCTTCCCCGGGGTGATCGCCAACGACGACGTCAACCTCACCGTCGAGCAGGGCGAGATCCACGCGATCTGCGGCGAGAACGGTGCGGGCAAGTCGACTTTGATGAAGATCTTGTTCGGCATGCAGCCCGCCGACGAGGGCGTCATGAAGGTCAACGGGCAAGAGGTGCACTTCAAGTCACCCACCGACGCCATCGACGCCGGCATCGGCATGGTCCACCAGCACTTCATGCTGGCCGACCAGCTGAGCGTCCTCGAGAACGTGATCTTGGGCTCCGAGCCGGTCTCGGCCGGAGGGCGCATCGACTACAAAGAGGCTCGCGAGCACCTGGCAGAGGTCGGTGAGGCCTATGGCCTGGCCGTCGATCCCGACACCCTCGTCGAAGAACTCGAGGTCGGCGAACGCCAGCGGGTCGAGATCATCAAGGTGTTGTACCGGGGTGCGCGGATCTTGATCCTCGACGAGCCCACAGCGGTGCTGGTTCCTCAAGAGGTCGAAGAACTATTCCGCAACCTGCGTGAGCTGCAGGCCGGTGGCGCCACCATCATCTTCATCGACCACAAGCTCCAAGAAGTGCTCGAGATCGCCGATCGGATCACGGTGATTCGTCGCGGCAAGACGGTTTCCACAGTCGATGCCGACGAGGTGACGGCCCAAGACCTCGCCGAGCTGATGGTGGGCTCCGAGCTGCCATCGCCCGCCACTACAGAGGCAACCGCCACCGATGTGGTGAAGCTCGACGTGTCGGGTCTAACCGTCCTCGACGCTGACGAGCGTCCGGTGGTCGACAACGTGTCGTTCCAGGTTCACGAGGGTGAGGTGCTTGGTATCGCAGGCATCGAGGGCAACGGCCAGTCCGAGTTGATAGCGGCGATCATCGGTGTGCTGACCCCCTCGGCGGGCACCATCTCACTCGACGGCGACGACGTCACCCAGGTATCGGTGAGGCACCGTCGCGAGATGGGTTTGGGTTACGTGCCCCAGGAACGCCAGTCGGAGGGCTTGCTGCTGGACGCACCGCTGTGGGAGAACACCGCGCTTGGCCACCAGACCCGCCGACCCTTCTCGAAGGGCATGTGGATCGACAAGGCGGGCTCGAGGGAACGCACCGAGGCCATCCGTGGCGACTTCGATGTTCGTTCGCCCAACGTCGACGTGACCGCCCGGGCGCTGTCGGGCGGAAACCAGCAAAAGCTCATCATCGGCAGAGAGCTAACCGCCAACCCCAAGGTGCTCATCGCTGCTCATCCCACACGGGGCATCGACGTCGGAGCTCAGGCCGACGTGTGGAACGACATCCGTGAGGCCAGGGCACAGGGCCTGGCGACGTTGCTATCGTCGGCCGACCTCGAGGAGTTGATCGGCTTGTCGGACCGAATAGTTGTGATGTTCCACGGCCGCCTGGTGGCTTCGCTGGATCCAGCCGAAATCGATTCGCGGCTACTCGGCAGCTACATGACCGGCGCTGCACTTCAGGACTCGGAGGTTGCCTCGTGA
- a CDS encoding BMP family ABC transporter substrate-binding protein — translation MNKLMKLMGLLLALMMIAAACGDSDESSDTTAAPSDGDTTTTAAGPESDTNVGLTFDIGGRGDQSFNDSAAAGIDRAANELGVSFTEAEPNADGSNRAELLQTQADVSELVIAVGFLFAGDVTAVAAENPDVNFAVIDDAMLNFDTDPPSPLGENIAGLTFAEEQGSFLVGVAAALKTETGTVGFIGGVSGFGLIEKFEAGFTAGVHAVNPDIVIIPQYITEFPNFDGFNAPDRAKDIALGMYDQGADIIYHAAGGAGAGMFEAAKEQSEATGSKVWGIGVDSDQYNTVSTDVQEYVLTSMLKRVDNAVFEITKAHEDGMFAAGNVVYDLSVDGVGYSTSGGFVDDIVDQLEDYKAQIVAGDIVVPTAP, via the coding sequence ATGAACAAACTCATGAAGCTGATGGGCCTATTGCTGGCCCTGATGATGATCGCCGCGGCCTGCGGCGACAGCGACGAATCGAGCGACACAACGGCCGCGCCGTCCGACGGCGACACCACCACGACTGCCGCTGGTCCCGAGTCCGACACCAACGTCGGCCTCACCTTCGACATCGGCGGCCGTGGCGACCAGTCGTTCAACGACTCGGCCGCTGCCGGCATCGATCGTGCTGCCAACGAACTGGGCGTCTCGTTCACCGAGGCCGAGCCCAACGCTGACGGATCGAACCGTGCCGAGCTGCTTCAGACCCAGGCCGACGTCAGCGAACTCGTAATCGCCGTCGGTTTCTTGTTCGCCGGCGATGTCACCGCCGTTGCCGCCGAGAACCCTGACGTCAACTTCGCTGTCATCGACGATGCGATGCTGAACTTCGACACCGATCCGCCCAGCCCGCTCGGTGAGAACATCGCGGGCCTGACCTTCGCCGAAGAGCAGGGCTCGTTCCTTGTCGGTGTTGCTGCGGCGCTGAAGACCGAGACCGGCACCGTCGGCTTCATCGGTGGTGTGTCTGGCTTCGGTCTGATCGAGAAGTTCGAGGCCGGCTTCACCGCCGGTGTCCATGCGGTCAACCCCGACATCGTCATCATTCCCCAGTACATCACCGAGTTCCCGAACTTCGATGGTTTCAACGCCCCCGACCGTGCCAAGGACATCGCCCTCGGCATGTACGACCAGGGTGCTGACATCATCTACCACGCCGCTGGTGGCGCTGGTGCCGGCATGTTCGAGGCCGCCAAGGAGCAGTCCGAGGCCACCGGCTCGAAGGTCTGGGGCATCGGTGTCGACTCCGACCAGTACAACACCGTGTCGACCGACGTTCAGGAGTACGTGCTGACCTCGATGCTGAAGCGTGTCGACAACGCCGTGTTCGAGATCACCAAGGCCCACGAAGACGGCATGTTCGCTGCTGGCAACGTGGTCTATGACCTGTCTGTCGACGGCGTCGGCTACTCGACCTCCGGTGGCTTCGTCGACGACATCGTCGACCAGCTCGAGGACTACAAGGCGCAGATCGTCGCCGGCGACATCGTCGTCCCGACCGCTCCTTGA
- a CDS encoding ABC transporter permease: protein MTTTAQLPTDQSPSLTQRYAALPGWARWMLVAALGMLVVAIVQVISGTEGLTTPRSSQSMLKWSVPLLLAGMGGLFSERAGVVNIGLEGIMILGTWCGAYGAFNWGPWGGLIAGLVGGMFGGLLHAIATVTFRVDHIVSGVAINILGPGLTRYLSERIFTTYPGGSQTQSPRVDGLGNFTLPFLSGGSIGSWKSPDMLGWFVDKDWFWISDIAGFVKGLTFSIAYFTLISLALTLFLAWLLWRTRTGLRLRSAGENPWAGESLGVNIYLYKYLGVTMSGALAGLAGAFISMELANIYKGGQTNGRGFIALAALIFGNYKVRGILIGALLFAYPFSLALTDFDGKATRALLLVIALGLGAMAAWSVHRERVIDAFIAAGIGITVFVWYLFTDAAPAWLPDAMPYALVLLVLIFNVQKLRVPRADGIPYRRGEH from the coding sequence ATGACAACCACCGCTCAACTCCCAACCGACCAGAGCCCCAGCCTCACCCAACGCTATGCAGCGCTGCCGGGCTGGGCTCGGTGGATGCTCGTGGCCGCATTGGGAATGCTGGTCGTGGCCATCGTCCAGGTGATCTCGGGAACTGAGGGCCTCACCACCCCAAGGTCCAGCCAGTCGATGCTCAAGTGGTCGGTGCCCCTGCTGCTGGCCGGAATGGGTGGCCTGTTCTCCGAGCGCGCCGGTGTCGTCAACATCGGTCTCGAAGGCATCATGATCCTCGGAACCTGGTGCGGTGCCTACGGCGCCTTCAACTGGGGCCCGTGGGGTGGGCTGATCGCCGGCCTCGTCGGCGGCATGTTCGGCGGCCTTCTGCACGCCATCGCCACGGTGACGTTCCGGGTCGATCACATCGTGTCGGGTGTGGCCATCAACATCCTGGGGCCAGGCCTCACGCGCTATTTGTCCGAGCGCATCTTCACCACATACCCAGGCGGATCCCAGACCCAGTCACCCAGGGTCGACGGGCTCGGCAACTTCACCCTTCCCTTCCTGTCCGGCGGATCGATCGGCAGCTGGAAATCGCCAGACATGCTCGGGTGGTTCGTCGACAAGGATTGGTTCTGGATCTCCGACATCGCGGGCTTCGTGAAGGGTCTGACGTTCAGCATCGCCTACTTCACGCTCATCTCGCTGGCCCTGACGCTGTTCCTGGCCTGGCTCCTGTGGCGCACCCGCACCGGTCTGCGACTGCGCTCGGCGGGTGAGAACCCATGGGCGGGCGAGAGCCTCGGCGTCAACATCTACCTCTACAAGTACCTGGGCGTAACCATGTCTGGTGCGCTGGCCGGCCTGGCCGGCGCGTTCATCTCCATGGAACTGGCCAACATCTACAAGGGTGGCCAAACCAACGGGCGTGGGTTCATTGCCCTGGCGGCGTTGATCTTCGGCAACTACAAGGTGCGCGGAATCCTGATCGGCGCCCTGCTGTTCGCCTATCCCTTCAGCCTGGCCCTCACCGACTTCGACGGCAAGGCGACGCGTGCCCTGCTGCTGGTGATCGCACTGGGTCTGGGCGCAATGGCTGCTTGGAGCGTGCATCGCGAGCGGGTCATCGATGCGTTCATCGCGGCAGGTATCGGCATCACGGTGTTCGTCTGGTACCTGTTCACAGACGCGGCGCCCGCTTGGCTACCCGATGCCATGCCCTATGCGCTGGTGTTGCTGGTGCTGATCTTCAACGTGCAAAAGCTCAGGGTTCCGCGCGCCGACGGCATTCCTTATCGTCGTGGCGAACACTGA